One segment of Nitrospiria bacterium DNA contains the following:
- a CDS encoding AI-2E family transporter has product MSSPPRLNLPLWAGMVGAAGLAWLLYEIFRPLFAPVIWAMIITHLFWPVHRRLIRRIPRWPNFEAGLVSVIAVCILVLPGLVLSSLVVSDAVAVYRRLESEIQSGQATWLTALQSHPAVLWMLDWVRRQQSAPDRNLQATLLSNAREASLFLASQLSSILGNVVSFLLHTGVSLFTAFFLFRNGAGWLGWARQITPIKHEIQELVLGQVDQTVKAILYGNIIVAIAQGFLGGVGFWIAGIPSAVMWAAVMGFLSLIPIVGSFLVWLPAALILLLQGDAPHGIFLAVWGAVIVGLSDHLLRPLIIGSRTRLSTFMIFISLLGGVQAFGMLGIVLGPMVVVITLALLEAYEQSLKVELPTGS; this is encoded by the coding sequence ATGAGCTCCCCGCCCCGCTTGAACCTGCCCCTATGGGCGGGCATGGTCGGCGCCGCCGGACTGGCCTGGCTGCTTTACGAAATCTTCCGGCCGCTCTTCGCGCCCGTGATCTGGGCGATGATCATCACCCACCTCTTCTGGCCGGTCCATCGGCGCTTGATCCGTCGGATCCCCCGCTGGCCGAACTTCGAGGCCGGTCTGGTCTCCGTCATCGCGGTGTGCATCCTCGTTCTCCCGGGGCTCGTGCTGTCGTCGCTCGTGGTGAGCGACGCCGTGGCCGTCTACCGCCGCCTGGAGTCCGAGATTCAAAGCGGCCAGGCGACCTGGTTGACCGCGCTTCAGTCGCATCCGGCCGTCCTTTGGATGCTCGACTGGGTTCGCCGACAGCAGTCCGCCCCGGACCGGAACCTCCAAGCGACCCTTCTCAGCAACGCTAGGGAGGCCAGCCTCTTTCTCGCGTCGCAGCTCTCCAGCATTCTGGGGAACGTCGTCTCGTTTTTGCTCCACACGGGCGTCAGCCTCTTTACGGCGTTCTTCCTGTTTCGAAACGGGGCCGGCTGGCTGGGCTGGGCGCGACAGATCACGCCGATCAAACACGAGATCCAGGAATTGGTCCTGGGCCAGGTCGATCAGACCGTCAAGGCGATTCTGTACGGCAACATCATCGTGGCGATCGCCCAGGGTTTCCTCGGCGGCGTCGGGTTCTGGATCGCCGGCATCCCCTCGGCCGTGATGTGGGCCGCCGTGATGGGCTTCCTTTCGCTGATTCCGATCGTGGGGTCGTTCCTGGTCTGGCTTCCGGCGGCGCTCATCCTCCTGCTCCAGGGGGATGCGCCCCATGGGATTTTTCTCGCGGTGTGGGGCGCGGTGATCGTCGGCCTGTCGGACCACCTGCTCCGTCCCCTGATCATCGGATCCCGGACGCGTCTTTCGACCTTCATGATCTTCATCAGCCTGCTCGGCGGCGTGCAGGCCTTCGGAATGCTGGGAATCGTGCTCGGTCCCATGGTCGTCGTGATCACGCTCGCGCTGCTCGAAGCCTACGAGCAGTCTCTAAAAGTCGAACTCCCGACGGGATCGTAA
- a CDS encoding intradiol ring-cleavage dioxygenase: MNRNLSRREALGLMGAAAALLAGCGPGSSSPRWLRRLWSRNTAVTAKPPCIVRPEQTEGPYFVDERINRSDIRSDPSDGSVKEGLPLRLALRVHEIRGEDCAPIPGAMVDVWHCDALGVYGDVRDRSFDTRGKKFLRGYQITDADGTARFLTIYPGWYPGRAVHIHFKIRTKPESRRGYAFTSQIYFDDALTDRIHSQAPYAAKGEGRLRNQEDGIFQDGGEELILQPVQQQEGYAGTFDIGLVLG; this comes from the coding sequence ATGAATCGAAACCTGAGCCGACGGGAAGCGCTCGGCCTGATGGGCGCCGCGGCCGCGCTGCTGGCGGGTTGCGGACCCGGGTCGTCAAGTCCACGATGGCTGAGGAGGTTGTGGTCCCGAAACACGGCCGTGACGGCGAAACCGCCCTGTATCGTCAGGCCGGAGCAGACGGAGGGTCCTTATTTCGTGGACGAGCGGATCAACCGTTCCGACATCCGGTCGGACCCCTCGGACGGTTCGGTGAAGGAAGGCCTTCCGCTCCGGCTGGCGCTTCGCGTCCATGAAATCCGCGGAGAGGACTGCGCGCCGATCCCCGGCGCCATGGTCGATGTCTGGCACTGCGACGCGCTCGGCGTTTATGGGGACGTTCGGGACCGGTCCTTCGACACGCGGGGGAAGAAGTTCCTGCGCGGCTATCAGATCACCGACGCCGACGGGACGGCCCGCTTTCTGACGATCTATCCCGGTTGGTATCCAGGCCGCGCCGTCCATATCCATTTCAAGATCCGCACGAAACCCGAGTCCCGGCGGGGCTACGCGTTTACGTCGCAGATCTATTTCGACGACGCGCTCACCGACCGGATCCACTCGCAGGCTCCCTATGCCGCCAAGGGAGAAGGACGATTGAGGAATCAAGAAGACGGGATTTTTCAAGACGGGGGAGAGGAGCTGATCCTTCAGCCGGTCCAACAGCAGGAAGGCTACGCGGGAACCTTCGATATCGGGCTAGTACTGGGCTGA
- a CDS encoding ParB N-terminal domain-containing protein, with amino-acid sequence MAESKTKTTRKPGAGRRRKKPGGVSTGLSAPDLLAAAPPANVAELHRLIEADGGKTLATYREPYGGNWLALAALPIESVEPTPYQRNLSETHVRKLENVIGKIGRFLDPIIAVRNDAGGTVKYWTPNGHHRLSAMRTLGAKSIVAIVVPEPKAAYQILALNTEKAHNLREKSLEVVRMYKELARFDDIHEEAYALEFEEPGFITLGFCYEDRPRFSGGAYNPILRRVEQFLTKPIREAMEIRKDRATRLLALDDAVTKQVEALKSRGLASPYLKSFVVARINPIRFRPKDAEPLGFDEVIDRMTKTVVKFEPSKITMDDLARSGSTGDESE; translated from the coding sequence GTGGCCGAATCGAAAACCAAAACGACGCGCAAACCCGGCGCCGGAAGACGGCGCAAGAAACCGGGCGGCGTTTCGACGGGACTTTCCGCGCCCGACCTGCTGGCCGCCGCGCCGCCGGCGAACGTCGCCGAGCTGCACCGGCTTATCGAGGCCGACGGCGGGAAAACGCTCGCGACCTATCGCGAACCCTACGGCGGAAACTGGCTGGCGCTGGCCGCGCTGCCGATCGAGAGCGTCGAGCCGACGCCCTACCAGCGGAACCTCTCCGAGACGCATGTCCGGAAACTGGAGAACGTCATCGGAAAGATCGGCCGCTTCCTCGACCCGATCATCGCGGTCCGGAACGATGCCGGCGGGACGGTGAAGTACTGGACGCCGAACGGCCATCACCGGCTCTCGGCGATGCGGACGCTCGGCGCGAAGAGCATCGTCGCGATCGTCGTGCCGGAGCCCAAGGCGGCCTACCAGATCCTCGCGCTCAACACCGAGAAGGCGCACAACCTTCGCGAGAAATCGCTGGAGGTCGTCCGGATGTACAAGGAACTGGCCCGATTCGACGACATTCACGAGGAGGCCTACGCGCTCGAATTCGAAGAGCCGGGCTTCATCACGCTGGGTTTCTGCTACGAAGACCGGCCGCGCTTCTCGGGCGGCGCGTACAACCCGATCCTCCGGCGGGTGGAACAGTTCTTGACGAAACCGATCCGCGAGGCGATGGAGATTCGGAAGGACCGCGCGACGCGGTTGCTCGCGCTGGACGACGCGGTGACGAAGCAGGTCGAGGCCCTGAAATCCCGGGGCCTGGCCAGCCCGTATCTCAAAAGCTTCGTCGTCGCGCGGATCAACCCGATCCGCTTCCGGCCCAAGGACGCCGAGCCGCTCGGCTTCGATGAAGTGATCGACCGCATGACCAAGACCGTCGTCAAATTCGAGCCCTCGAAGATCACCATGGACGACCTCGCCCGCTCCGGCAGCACGGGGGATGAATCCGAATGA